From Luteolibacter yonseiensis:
TGCCTTGTCTTTGTCGTCTTGTGAGCCCTGTGTCCAAGGGAAATAATGGTCCAGATTGGCCAGGTCCGCTGTTCCATTTTCCGTCATCTCGGAATAAAGCCATTCGGAATCCATGTCGTGGAGCGCGGTATAGAAGGGATGCGCGATGGCTTTCAACTGGCCGACGAGAAGGGGAGAGAGTTGCGCCTTGGAAAGGGGTGTTCCCGGAGTTGGGGGAGTCCACGAGGGGATGATCTTGCCTGGACCGACGAGTTCCGCTTCGACAATATCGGCAGTTCCTGAACTGACAGCGCGCAAGGCTTCCAAGGCGCGCTTGGCCATGAACTTGGCCTGTCCGATATTGGCAACCGCCAGAGGGTTTCCTTCGGGTGCTTCGTCATTGATCGCCGCATGCCCGTCCGTTCCGACTTCGGTCCACCATGCGGGAGGATCCGCGTGAGTCATCGGACAGAGGACATAAGATATGAAAATGATCAGAATCCTCAAGTGAGGCGAGGGGGGGAGTCGATCAAGCATGACGCGGATATTTCAGGTGGGGAAAGGTGTGAAAATGGGTGCTTACTCTCCAGTATAGATTCCCATGGAAATGTCTCCCTGAGCCTTGCCGAGAAGCACGCTGCCGTCTTTTTTCACCGTCATTGCCGTCGAGCGGGCTGTGGAGCTGCCGTTTCCAACCACCAGCAAGTCACCGGTAACCATAGGAGCGTTCCAAATGCCGAGCGCCACCGAATTGTCCTGTGTCACGCTCAGCCCGCTTCCCAAGGCCCTGCCATGGCCGCTCGCGACGGTGTTTGAAGCACCAAGGGCGACGCCATAATCGCCTGAGACCACATTGGTATAACCAATGGCGTAACCATGCACAGTGCCAATGAGGTTGTTGGCTCCAATGACGCCGACGTTCCTTGGTTCGGTTGAAGTCGCGCTTAAAACCTGGTTGTTTGATCCCGAAACAAGAGAGCTTGTCGCATCCACGGTATTCTCAGTACCGCTGACGATGGTTCCCAAACGCTCGCCTTGGCCTGACCCCTCACTGATCATATGGTCACGCCCGACGATCAGAGAGCCTTTGGCTTTGCCGGAACTGCCCGATCCGACAATCAGGAGCGCACCGGTGGGACTCGTCATTGAGGAGGTCCCCACCACCACGTCCTCGCTGTTTGGCGGGCTCCATGCGATTACCCCTACAAGTAGCGCGACGGAGGATAACATGACGAGAGATTTTCTGATTTTCATGAAGGTGATTCTGATAGATTTGGATTTGAAATCGCGGAGGTTCATTCCTCAAGGAAATACCGACAGGACGCGCGATGGGCGAGAATAAGGGCGGCTACGTTATCTTCGGGCTCGGGCGTGGCCTCCGCCGCCTGTAGAGCCGCTTCAACTTCATCCACCGTGGCATCGATGATCCAACCTGAATGATAGAGTTCCGCGATCTCGGCCTCGTCGGCGGGGTTGTCACTGACTTCCAGCATGGCAGGCCTGTGAAGGCGTGTCCGGATCTCCGAAGCCGCCTGTTCCAGCCTTGCCTGTACTTCAGAATCCGGACCAGATGTCGGGCCATCCCCTCCTCCGGTTTCGAGATCGGCTTGTGCTGCCGCGGTCCAGATGAGAATGGCACTGAGTGGAAAGCACGCGAGGACGGTACTGATATGAATTTTCATGGGAAAGGATGTCAGGGAAGGCGGGGGGAGAGGAACAATCGTAAATATCGATCCTGCGTGGATGAAGCTAGGCTGCTTTCACGGTGGGGTGAGTTACTGAACAAAAAGCCGATAAAGTTCAATCTGTTTTTTTGCAACATTTCCGTCCCAGTGAATTAGTTCCGATTTGGTTATGACTCATGCTGGATATTGGCTGACTACACTGCCGCTCTGGACATTCAGATGGGGAAGTGGAGCTATAATTTTCGGTAAAAACCACTCATGTCGTTTGTCCGGATGTTCACTGGTGGCATTCCAGGTTATGGTGCAATGCGTGGATATGGTTGCGGATCAGTTCGTCGCCGGGAATCCCGCGACCGATATCCCGCTCCATGGCGATGGTCAGGGAGGGGCTAGCGAGGGGGGCAATAGGGCATTAGCAGTTGATTTTATAGTGATATATGACGAGGTTCTGCCACTATGAGCATAAGTGTGATCAACCAACTCGTCCGGCAGTGCTTCAACGCTTATGAGAACAAGGACCGCGCCGCCATCGAGTCAGTGCTGGCACCGGATTTCACGTTTTCCAGTCCGGTGGATGACAACATCGGGCGGGAGGCTTATTTCGAGCGGTGTTGGCCGAATTCGGAGCACATCGGGAAATTCGAGCTGGAGCCGGTGCTGGTGGAGGGGGACAAGGCGGTGGTGCGGTATGTGGGGACGGCGGTGGATGGGTCGCGGTTCCGGAATGTGGAGGTGTTCACGATCGCCGGGGGGAAGGTGAGGCATGTGGAGGTGTTTTTCGGCGCGGACACGGCGGAATCCGTGGACGGGGAGGAGATCCGGTCGGTGGTGGCGGCTTGGGCGGAGGCGGTGGCGCGGAAGGATGTGGACGGGGTGCTGGCGCATTTCACCAAGGATCCGGTGAATTTTTTCATGGCCCCGCCGCTGGTGGCGGACGATCCGCTGGGGGAGAACCTGCGGGATTGGTTCGCGACGTTCGAGGGGCCGCTGGGGCACTCGGTTCAGCAACTCCGCGTGTCGGGCGGGGGATCGTGCGCCTGGGCGCATGGGTTGATCCATCTGACGGGGAGGAAGGTGGAGGGGGAGGAGACGGATCTCTGGTACCGGCTGACGCTGGGGCTGGTGAAGGAGGAGGCGGCGTGGAGGATCGCCCACGCGCATGAGTCGGTGCCGTTTTTGATGGATGGGTCGGAGCGGGCGGCGACGGGGTTGAAGCCGGGGGGAGGGGAGGGTTGATGGTTGAGAGTTGATTGTTGATAGTGAAGAGGGAGAGGCGGTGGGTTGAGGGTTGAGGGTTGAGGGTTGAGGGTTGAGGGTGAAGAGGGTGAAGAAGGAGAGGTGGTGGGTTGGCGCGAGTCATCGGGGCATGATCTTCCGATCTATTTGGAGCTACTGCAGGTACGACGGAACCTCCGCCCTCCCGGACCGCGTCTGCTTCCGCCGCCCCTACCGGGGCTTGGATGGTGAGGTATCGCATTCCGGTGGCTTGCGCCGACCGGCTAAAATCCGCCTGTCCCTCCGGGACGGAAGCTGGATGCGGGCACCTTTGATTACGTGCCATTTGTTGCCAGTTTCCAGTGGTGCCGGGGTGCCGGGGTGCCGCGGGGGATGG
This genomic window contains:
- a CDS encoding nuclear transport factor 2 family protein, which encodes MSISVINQLVRQCFNAYENKDRAAIESVLAPDFTFSSPVDDNIGREAYFERCWPNSEHIGKFELEPVLVEGDKAVVRYVGTAVDGSRFRNVEVFTIAGGKVRHVEVFFGADTAESVDGEEIRSVVAAWAEAVARKDVDGVLAHFTKDPVNFFMAPPLVADDPLGENLRDWFATFEGPLGHSVQQLRVSGGGSCAWAHGLIHLTGRKVEGEETDLWYRLTLGLVKEEAAWRIAHAHESVPFLMDGSERAATGLKPGGGEG